The proteins below come from a single Oscillospiraceae bacterium genomic window:
- a CDS encoding glycoside hydrolase family 3 C-terminal domain-containing protein, producing the protein MKKILAFTVVLTLLLMMVPLSAFAGTITPGPTQYDPDLFARNVAISRSNAAEGMVLMENNGVLPLAPGTSVAVFGVCARNTIKGGGGSGDVNTLDADLKKIDAGLADAGLILDAEVKNWYDTRATGNQLTTQTDVAILDGLVESAAERSDIAIYVIGRTSSEGSDRTISGNNPYNLTAIEIANLNRVFASFDKVVVILNEGAVSDVGWIDEYQPDALLFAGLGGHAGGSAVGDVVTGVKNPSGKFADTWPYSVNDTPARNNYSQAGGTTQAFYHAAISGNGLSTTWGNYPGVAYTEDIYVGYRYYETFDIPVKYEFGYGLSYTTFALSGLSAAVVGDELVATATVTNTGSRAGKEVVQVYMRAPDGTLEKPAKELKGYAKTDELNPGQSQTITIKTPVYWLTSYSEDLEAWILDAGTYDFYIGTSVKQVESAGSWTLPALRIVDQVESRIAPKNGREDLEFPVLSKFDDEATRAQTLAKFVFPTAVNPGTDRPGHFPGEKSFVSNEADFPEDWGTPFSNTTEALAVNQPDYRERRIVGSTPKTLLDVYNGAITMDAFVRQFSAEDLCALSRGGGTANILPGSAAHTFGIDFFGVPQSSQPDGPAGLRITLNAAGGVTQKATMFPQGTLNAQTWNTDLVFDAGMAVGSEMAHFGASTWLAPGMNIHRDPLNGRNFEYYSEDPFLSGTIAAAMTRGVQSLGGVAVTLKHFFANNQEWSRTSIDTLMTERAAREIYLRNFEYAVREANPRAIMTSYNHVNGEHPNQDPDLINGIVRGEWGFNGIFMYDWGAYGDGYLDQPSGINWIMGSATGGRLIQLQNSCYYQRETAEERVKEVLTELMHFRSFTEPNGLPVYEYPVGNLQTQSVSKTVVDTAQTAGIAAAQTYAGAGALAYTISLDNVVIGTNLISVNAQFDADRLEYVGSEIAIPDASYLYENYNPATGEYRAIVALLQVGTLFTAPVSTPILKLSFVAADGTDDITGALTAVSLYEVPSPDSTVQVNCKLDPASAVTRFAPYDADADGAVTLADISLIIYNYYLVGEGNAKWGAAQKYDANGDGIIDLLDIMIISSFI; encoded by the coding sequence ATGAAGAAGATCCTGGCTTTTACCGTCGTGCTCACGCTTTTGCTCATGATGGTCCCTCTCAGCGCGTTTGCCGGAACCATCACCCCGGGTCCCACCCAGTATGACCCGGATCTATTTGCGAGAAACGTCGCCATCTCCCGCAGCAACGCCGCCGAAGGTATGGTTCTCATGGAGAACAACGGCGTTTTGCCCCTCGCGCCCGGCACGAGCGTGGCCGTCTTCGGCGTCTGCGCCAGAAACACCATCAAGGGCGGCGGCGGTTCCGGCGACGTCAACACGCTCGACGCCGACCTTAAGAAGATCGACGCCGGCCTGGCCGACGCCGGCCTGATCCTGGACGCAGAAGTAAAAAATTGGTATGACACCCGCGCCACCGGCAACCAATTGACCACGCAAACCGACGTCGCCATTCTGGACGGCCTTGTCGAATCCGCCGCCGAGCGCAGCGACATCGCCATCTACGTCATCGGCCGCACCTCCTCCGAGGGCAGCGACCGGACCATCAGCGGCAACAACCCCTACAACCTCACGGCCATTGAGATAGCGAACCTCAACCGCGTCTTTGCCTCCTTCGACAAGGTGGTCGTCATCTTAAACGAGGGCGCCGTGTCCGACGTGGGCTGGATCGACGAGTATCAGCCGGACGCGCTGCTGTTCGCCGGCCTGGGCGGCCACGCGGGCGGCAGCGCCGTGGGCGATGTCGTCACCGGCGTGAAGAACCCCTCCGGCAAGTTTGCCGACACCTGGCCCTACAGCGTCAACGACACCCCCGCCAGGAACAACTACTCCCAGGCCGGCGGTACCACCCAGGCTTTCTATCACGCGGCCATCTCCGGCAATGGGCTGAGCACAACCTGGGGGAACTACCCGGGCGTGGCTTACACCGAGGACATCTACGTGGGCTACCGCTACTATGAGACCTTTGACATCCCGGTGAAGTACGAGTTCGGCTACGGTCTCTCCTACACCACCTTTGCCCTGTCCGGCCTGTCGGCCGCGGTGGTGGGCGACGAGCTCGTCGCGACGGCGACCGTGACCAACACCGGCAGCCGCGCGGGCAAAGAGGTCGTGCAGGTATACATGAGAGCGCCGGACGGGACACTGGAAAAACCCGCCAAAGAGCTCAAGGGCTATGCCAAGACCGACGAGCTGAACCCCGGCCAGAGCCAGACCATCACCATCAAGACCCCGGTCTACTGGCTGACATCCTACAGCGAGGATCTGGAAGCTTGGATTCTCGACGCTGGCACCTATGACTTCTACATCGGCACTTCAGTCAAACAGGTGGAATCGGCCGGCTCCTGGACGCTGCCCGCGTTGCGCATCGTGGACCAGGTAGAGAGCCGGATCGCCCCCAAGAACGGCCGTGAAGACTTGGAATTCCCTGTGCTGTCCAAGTTCGACGACGAAGCGACCAGAGCCCAGACGCTGGCGAAATTCGTGTTTCCCACCGCCGTCAACCCGGGCACCGACCGTCCGGGCCACTTCCCCGGCGAGAAATCCTTCGTCAGCAACGAGGCGGACTTCCCGGAGGATTGGGGAACCCCCTTCAGCAACACCACGGAGGCGCTGGCCGTGAACCAGCCCGATTACAGGGAGCGCAGAATCGTGGGCTCCACACCGAAGACACTGCTTGACGTCTACAACGGTGCAATCACGATGGACGCGTTCGTGAGGCAGTTTTCCGCCGAGGACCTGTGTGCCCTGAGCCGGGGCGGCGGCACGGCAAACATCCTGCCCGGTTCGGCCGCGCACACCTTCGGCATCGACTTCTTCGGCGTGCCCCAGAGCTCGCAGCCCGACGGCCCAGCCGGCCTGAGGATCACCCTGAACGCCGCCGGCGGCGTGACGCAAAAAGCCACCATGTTCCCGCAGGGCACGCTGAACGCGCAGACCTGGAACACCGACCTGGTGTTTGACGCGGGTATGGCCGTGGGCTCCGAGATGGCACACTTCGGCGCCTCCACATGGCTGGCCCCCGGCATGAACATCCACCGCGACCCGCTGAACGGGCGCAACTTCGAGTACTATTCCGAAGACCCGTTCCTGTCCGGTACCATTGCGGCCGCCATGACCAGAGGCGTCCAGTCTCTGGGTGGCGTGGCGGTTACCTTGAAGCACTTCTTCGCCAACAACCAGGAGTGGTCCCGCACCAGCATAGACACCCTGATGACCGAGCGCGCGGCCAGGGAGATTTACCTCCGGAACTTCGAGTATGCCGTGAGGGAAGCCAACCCCCGGGCCATTATGACCAGCTACAACCATGTGAACGGCGAGCACCCGAACCAGGACCCCGACCTGATCAACGGTATCGTGCGCGGGGAGTGGGGCTTCAACGGCATCTTCATGTATGACTGGGGTGCCTACGGAGACGGATATCTGGACCAGCCGTCCGGCATCAACTGGATCATGGGCAGCGCCACCGGCGGCCGTCTCATCCAGCTGCAGAACTCGTGCTACTACCAGCGTGAGACAGCGGAAGAGCGCGTCAAAGAGGTTCTGACCGAACTCATGCATTTCAGATCCTTCACCGAGCCCAACGGACTGCCCGTGTATGAGTATCCGGTGGGGAATCTCCAAACGCAGAGCGTCAGCAAAACCGTAGTTGACACCGCGCAGACCGCCGGCATCGCCGCCGCGCAGACCTATGCCGGCGCCGGCGCGCTGGCCTACACCATCTCGCTGGACAACGTCGTCATTGGCACCAACCTGATCAGCGTCAACGCCCAATTTGATGCCGACAGACTGGAGTATGTCGGCAGCGAGATCGCGATTCCCGACGCGAGTTATCTGTACGAGAACTACAATCCGGCCACCGGAGAGTACAGGGCAATCGTCGCGCTGCTGCAAGTGGGTACTCTGTTCACGGCGCCCGTCAGCACGCCGATCTTGAAGTTAAGCTTTGTTGCCGCCGACGGCACGGACGACATCACCGGCGCGCTCACAGCGGTCTCTCTCTATGAGGTGCCGTCGCCCGACAGCACTGTTCAAGTCAACTGCAAGCTGGATCCCGCCAGCGCTGTCACCCGTTTTGCGCCCTATGACGCAGATGCGGACGGCGCGGTCACGCTGGCCGACATCTCTCTGATCATCTACAACTACTACTTGGTCGGAGAAGGCAATGCCAAGTGGGGCGCCGCGCAGAAGTATGATGCCAATGGCGATGGAATCATCGACCTGCTCGACATCATGATCATCTCCAGCTTCATCTAA
- a CDS encoding S-layer homology domain-containing protein yields AVTGVTVTPGTASVTRGTTQQFTASVAAVGGAAETVNWQVAGNVSTDTTISAAGLLTVAAGETAGTLQVTATSTFDNTKQGNATVTVLSGGSSYTPSPSPSNTGSVVTEVPETETPLAQAFSFMDVSEDDWFYGDVYYMWENSLMNGTSATRFSPGRTLTRGMAVTVLYRTEGAPDTSELDNPFPDVSVGQYYTEAVIWAADHEIVLGYTDGQFGPDDDITREQMAAILYRYERYAQKVPPDTLEGRVFADESSIGDYAKEAVAKLVTQGIVAGKPNNRFDPRGNATRAEFAAVLHRFMEAVKED; encoded by the coding sequence GCTGTCACCGGCGTAACGGTCACGCCCGGTACGGCCAGCGTCACGAGAGGGACGACGCAGCAGTTCACCGCGTCCGTGGCCGCGGTGGGCGGCGCGGCGGAGACAGTGAACTGGCAGGTAGCGGGCAACGTCAGCACGGATACGACAATCAGCGCGGCCGGCCTTCTGACCGTGGCGGCCGGCGAAACGGCCGGTACGTTGCAGGTCACGGCGACGTCCACATTTGACAATACCAAACAGGGTAATGCCACCGTGACCGTCTTGTCCGGCGGCAGTTCTTACACCCCGAGTCCCAGTCCCAGCAATACGGGCAGTGTCGTCACCGAGGTGCCCGAGACGGAGACGCCGCTTGCGCAAGCCTTCTCGTTTATGGATGTGAGTGAAGACGATTGGTTCTACGGCGACGTGTACTATATGTGGGAAAACAGCCTGATGAACGGCACGTCGGCCACGCGGTTCAGCCCCGGCAGGACCCTGACGCGCGGCATGGCGGTCACCGTGCTGTACCGCACAGAGGGGGCGCCTGACACTTCTGAATTGGACAACCCCTTCCCTGATGTGTCCGTGGGTCAGTATTACACCGAGGCGGTGATATGGGCGGCGGACCATGAGATCGTACTCGGGTACACGGACGGTCAGTTCGGCCCAGACGACGACATCACGCGGGAGCAGATGGCGGCCATTCTCTACCGCTATGAACGCTACGCCCAAAAGGTACCGCCCGACACGCTTGAGGGCCGTGTGTTTGCCGACGAAAGCAGCATTGGCGACTACGCGAAGGAGGCCGTGGCCAAGTTGGTCACGCAGGGCATCGTCGCCGGCAAGCCAAACAACCGGTTTGACCCGCGTGGGAACGCGACGCGCGCCGAGTTTGCGGCTGTGCTGCACAGATTTATGGAAGCAGTGAAAGAAGATTGA